A region from the Streptomyces sp. 3214.6 genome encodes:
- a CDS encoding VanZ family protein, whose protein sequence is MPFPLRLLAMLFAFAFMVAFAVVLARLTLEPSPASESLVHSNLRPGDSLRAYLDQPALRDAVKQIGGNLLLGVPFGILVPVVAPRARGLLRVLLLTATVMLLVEFAQGALVAGRAFDVDDVILNTTGALIGYLLLGRRVSRAVHARERRL, encoded by the coding sequence TTGCCGTTTCCGCTGCGGCTGCTGGCGATGCTGTTCGCCTTCGCGTTCATGGTGGCGTTCGCCGTCGTGCTCGCCCGGCTCACCCTCGAGCCGTCGCCCGCCTCCGAGTCGCTGGTGCACTCCAACCTGCGCCCCGGCGACTCCCTGCGGGCCTACCTCGACCAGCCCGCGCTGCGCGACGCCGTGAAGCAGATCGGCGGGAACCTGCTGCTCGGGGTGCCCTTCGGGATCCTGGTGCCGGTCGTGGCCCCCCGGGCACGCGGGTTGCTGCGGGTGCTGCTGCTGACGGCGACCGTCATGCTGCTGGTGGAGTTCGCCCAGGGAGCGCTGGTGGCCGGGCGAGCCTTCGACGTCGACGACGTCATCCTCAACACCACGGGCGCGCTGATCGGCTACCTGCTCCTGGGGCGCAGGGTGAGCCGTGCGGTGCATGCGCGGGAGCGACGCCTGTGA
- a CDS encoding SDR family oxidoreductase, translating to MSSATGSNVVVTGATGNVGTSVVRLLSQDPGVASVRGLARRVPDWSPPKTDWAAVDLADEQADLAGIFEGAAAVVHLAWAFQPTHDPAVTWRTNVLGSIRVFEAVAAAHVPVLVHASSVGAYSPGPKDRAVDESWPTHGWPDAAYCREKAYLERALDTFERDHPQTRVVRMRPAFLFKRESASEQRRIFGGRFLPGPLVHPERLPLLPDVPGLRVQALHTDDAAEAYRLALRTEVGGAFNLAAEPAVDAKLLGKMFDAHPVRLPRTAARSAIATAWGLRLLPASPHLFDAVLRLPLMDCTRARVELGWRPEHSAPEVLEEFLEGLRGGEGEATEPMRGRKAA from the coding sequence GTGAGCAGCGCAACAGGCAGCAACGTCGTCGTCACGGGCGCCACCGGCAACGTCGGCACGAGCGTGGTGCGTCTTCTGTCGCAGGATCCTGGCGTCGCCTCGGTGCGTGGCCTGGCCCGGCGGGTCCCGGACTGGTCGCCGCCGAAGACCGACTGGGCGGCCGTCGACCTGGCCGACGAGCAGGCCGACCTCGCCGGGATCTTCGAGGGCGCGGCCGCTGTCGTGCATCTGGCCTGGGCGTTCCAGCCCACGCACGATCCGGCGGTGACCTGGCGTACGAACGTCCTGGGCAGCATCCGGGTCTTCGAGGCCGTGGCCGCCGCGCATGTGCCCGTCCTCGTGCACGCGTCGTCGGTGGGTGCGTACTCGCCGGGACCGAAGGACCGGGCGGTGGACGAGTCATGGCCGACGCACGGCTGGCCGGACGCCGCGTACTGTCGGGAGAAGGCCTATCTGGAGCGGGCTCTGGACACCTTCGAGCGGGACCACCCGCAGACCAGGGTGGTGCGGATGCGGCCGGCGTTCCTGTTCAAGCGGGAGTCGGCGAGCGAGCAACGGCGCATCTTCGGCGGGAGGTTCCTGCCCGGGCCGCTCGTCCACCCCGAGCGGCTGCCCCTCCTGCCTGACGTGCCGGGACTGCGTGTGCAGGCGCTGCACACCGACGACGCGGCGGAGGCGTACCGGCTCGCCCTGCGCACCGAGGTGGGGGGCGCCTTCAACCTGGCCGCCGAGCCCGCCGTGGACGCGAAGCTGCTCGGCAAGATGTTCGACGCCCATCCCGTCCGCCTGCCCCGGACAGCGGCCCGCTCGGCGATCGCCACGGCCTGGGGCCTACGCCTCCTGCCGGCTTCGCCGCACCTCTTCGACGCGGTCCTCAGGCTTCCCCTGATGGACTGCACCCGAGCCCGTGTCGAACTGGGCTGGCGCCCCGAGCATTCGGCGCCGGAGGTGCTGGAGGAGTTCCTCGAGGGCCTGCGCGGTGGGGAGGGCGAGGCCACGGAGCCGATGCGCGGCCGCAAGGCGGCCTGA
- a CDS encoding PHP domain-containing protein, producing the protein MDPVEALDRIAFLLERSLAPTYRVRAFRTASRVLTRLPAAEVEQRAAAGTLESLKGVGPKTAQVVREALGGQVPSYLEKLEGEAGRPLTDGAGSRLRKLLRGDCHVHSDWSDGGSPIDEMGRAAAALGHEWAALTDHSPRLTVARGLSPERLRRQLEVVEELNATWAPFRLLTGIECDILDDGSLDQEPELLEKLDVVVVSVHSKLRMESRAMTRRMVNAVRDPHADILGHCTGRLVSGRGRPESEFDADEVFAACAESGTAVEINSRPERLDPPRRLVSRAVAAGVLFSVDTDAHAPGQLDWQILGCARAEECAVPAERIVTTWPLAELLAWTREGRVPAGTPDTAGL; encoded by the coding sequence ATGGATCCCGTCGAGGCTCTGGACCGGATCGCCTTCCTGCTGGAGCGGTCCCTGGCGCCGACGTACCGCGTGCGCGCCTTCCGTACGGCGTCCAGGGTGCTGACGCGGCTGCCCGCGGCGGAGGTGGAGCAGCGGGCGGCGGCCGGGACGCTGGAGTCGCTGAAGGGCGTGGGCCCGAAGACCGCGCAGGTGGTGCGCGAGGCGCTCGGCGGGCAGGTGCCGTCCTATCTGGAGAAACTGGAGGGCGAGGCCGGCCGGCCGCTCACGGACGGCGCGGGGTCCCGGCTGCGGAAGCTGCTGCGCGGGGACTGCCATGTCCACTCCGACTGGTCGGACGGCGGCAGCCCCATCGACGAGATGGGCCGGGCGGCGGCCGCGCTCGGCCACGAGTGGGCCGCGCTCACCGACCACTCGCCGCGTCTGACGGTCGCCCGTGGGCTGTCCCCCGAGCGGTTGCGCCGGCAGTTGGAGGTGGTCGAGGAGCTCAACGCGACCTGGGCGCCGTTCCGGCTGCTGACCGGGATCGAGTGCGACATCCTCGACGACGGTTCGCTGGACCAGGAGCCGGAGTTGCTGGAGAAACTCGATGTGGTGGTCGTATCCGTGCACTCCAAGCTGCGCATGGAGTCCCGTGCGATGACGCGCCGCATGGTGAACGCCGTGCGCGATCCGCACGCCGACATCCTCGGCCACTGCACGGGGCGGCTGGTGAGCGGTCGGGGGCGGCCGGAGTCGGAGTTCGACGCGGACGAGGTGTTCGCGGCGTGCGCGGAGTCCGGCACGGCCGTGGAGATCAACAGCCGGCCCGAGCGGCTCGACCCGCCGCGCCGGCTGGTGAGCCGGGCCGTGGCGGCGGGCGTGCTGTTCTCGGTCGACACCGACGCGCACGCTCCAGGCCAGCTGGACTGGCAGATCCTGGGCTGCGCGCGGGCCGAGGAGTGCGCGGTGCCCGCGGAACGGATCGTGACCACCTGGCCGCTGGCCGAGCTGCTGGCCTGGACGCGGGAGGGGCGGGTACCGGCAGGTACACCAGATACCGCAGGCCTCTGA
- a CDS encoding monovalent cation/H+ antiporter complex subunit F: protein MNGWLLAATVVLAGGVGATLWGVATGPLRRRVVAQNLSTALACPGLLLLAQGYDRPSYVDLALVLALLGPVGTLVFARLLADDLAGDPPRARALTWAVAGLGAAVVLAVCVATGPGRAMGKLLVVGALLIGGNLIASRALSGGLDGVRHD, encoded by the coding sequence GTGAACGGCTGGCTGCTCGCGGCGACCGTCGTCCTGGCCGGGGGAGTGGGGGCCACCCTGTGGGGTGTGGCCACCGGGCCGCTGCGCCGCCGCGTCGTCGCCCAGAACCTCTCCACCGCCCTGGCCTGTCCCGGCCTGCTTCTCCTGGCCCAGGGCTACGACCGCCCCTCCTACGTCGACCTCGCCCTCGTCCTCGCGCTCCTCGGCCCGGTCGGCACCCTCGTCTTCGCCCGCCTGCTCGCCGACGACCTCGCCGGGGACCCGCCGCGCGCCCGGGCCCTCACCTGGGCGGTCGCGGGGCTCGGGGCGGCGGTGGTCCTCGCCGTGTGCGTGGCGACGGGGCCGGGCCGGGCGATGGGCAAGCTGCTCGTCGTGGGCGCGCTGCTGATCGGCGGCAACCTCATCGCCTCGCGGGCCCTGTCCGGCGGGCTGGACGGGGTGCGCCATGACTGA
- a CDS encoding complex I subunit 5 family protein, protein MNHLLPLLVAVPLLGAALLVAGGRRLPRVAAESVGCAVSAGTAALAIVLLLNSSPPMTEWVGARTPVNGHSVGIVVIGDGPGLGMATLASLLTSAALAYSWHYFDEPPRGHAGSFPALLLVFQAGMCGFAIAGDLFNAFVFFELMSVVAYALTGYRIDDPRAVQGALTFGVINSLGAYAMLMGIGLLYGRTGELGMTQIGRGLDSAAGHGGHGGPDTLVLAAFVLVLTGLLVKAAVAPFHFWLPDAHAVAPTPVCMLLSGVMVELGVYGVWRVYTTVFSGPGGIPAPDLERALVVLGALTAAVGAVMCWYQRHIKRLLACSTIAHTGLFLIGIGVLKPEADDGVALYVLGHAGVKAALFACTGILLDRYGSVDEHALYGRARKLKGVAVMFAAGALGLAGLPPFGTALGKSVTEEAVGHPLTVLYVAVSAVTAGAVLRVAARVFLGLGPRPEEPRESEGYETTGSGERPETRERLTRIPDTMTVVSALLLTAAVAVGVAPGLAHVVAHAVNETGSGGALASVHWTWAGALLGLASTVLAVGLAAVAVTRPRLLDAPGRALALRRLQSGHVGDYVAWLLVGTTLLGALALPGVVGHVP, encoded by the coding sequence ATGAACCACCTCCTGCCGCTGCTCGTCGCCGTCCCGCTGCTCGGAGCCGCGCTGCTGGTGGCCGGTGGACGGCGTCTGCCCCGGGTCGCCGCCGAGTCCGTCGGCTGCGCGGTCTCCGCGGGAACCGCCGCGCTCGCCATCGTCCTGCTGCTGAACTCCTCGCCCCCGATGACCGAGTGGGTCGGCGCCCGGACCCCGGTGAACGGTCACAGCGTCGGCATCGTCGTGATCGGCGACGGCCCGGGCCTCGGCATGGCCACCCTCGCCTCGCTGCTCACCTCGGCCGCGCTGGCGTACTCCTGGCACTACTTCGACGAGCCGCCCCGAGGCCACGCGGGCTCCTTCCCGGCGCTGCTGCTGGTGTTCCAGGCGGGCATGTGCGGCTTCGCGATCGCCGGCGACCTGTTCAACGCGTTCGTGTTCTTCGAGCTGATGAGCGTCGTCGCGTACGCGCTCACCGGCTACCGCATCGACGACCCCAGGGCGGTGCAGGGAGCGCTGACCTTCGGGGTGATCAACTCGCTCGGCGCGTACGCGATGCTGATGGGCATCGGGCTGCTGTACGGGCGTACCGGCGAGTTGGGCATGACGCAGATCGGGCGGGGCCTGGACAGCGCGGCCGGGCACGGCGGGCACGGCGGGCCGGACACGCTGGTCCTCGCCGCCTTCGTCCTCGTGCTGACCGGTCTGCTGGTCAAGGCCGCCGTGGCGCCCTTCCATTTCTGGCTGCCGGACGCGCACGCCGTCGCACCCACCCCCGTGTGCATGCTGCTGTCCGGCGTGATGGTGGAGCTCGGCGTGTACGGCGTGTGGCGGGTGTACACGACCGTCTTCTCCGGACCCGGCGGGATCCCGGCCCCCGATCTCGAACGCGCACTGGTCGTGCTGGGCGCGCTGACGGCGGCCGTCGGCGCGGTCATGTGCTGGTACCAGCGGCACATCAAACGCCTGCTGGCCTGCTCCACGATCGCCCACACCGGGCTGTTCCTCATCGGCATCGGCGTCCTGAAGCCCGAGGCCGACGACGGCGTCGCCCTGTACGTCCTCGGGCACGCCGGGGTGAAGGCCGCCCTGTTCGCCTGCACCGGCATCCTCCTCGACCGCTACGGCAGCGTCGACGAGCACGCCCTGTACGGCCGCGCCCGCAAACTGAAAGGCGTGGCCGTGATGTTCGCCGCCGGGGCGCTGGGCCTTGCGGGGCTGCCGCCGTTCGGCACGGCACTGGGCAAGTCCGTCACGGAGGAGGCCGTCGGCCACCCGCTGACCGTGCTCTATGTCGCCGTCTCCGCGGTGACCGCCGGGGCCGTGCTGCGGGTCGCCGCCCGCGTCTTCCTCGGCCTCGGCCCCCGCCCCGAGGAACCGCGCGAGAGCGAGGGGTACGAGACGACCGGCTCCGGCGAGCGGCCCGAGACCCGGGAACGGCTGACCCGGATCCCCGACACCATGACCGTGGTCTCCGCGCTGCTGCTCACGGCCGCCGTCGCCGTCGGTGTGGCCCCCGGCCTCGCTCACGTCGTCGCGCACGCCGTGAACGAGACCGGCTCGGGAGGCGCGCTCGCCTCCGTCCACTGGACCTGGGCCGGGGCCCTGCTGGGACTGGCCTCGACCGTGCTGGCCGTGGGCCTGGCGGCCGTCGCCGTCACCCGTCCGCGTCTGCTCGACGCCCCCGGCCGGGCGCTTGCGCTGCGCCGTCTGCAGTCCGGCCACGTCGGGGACTACGTGGCCTGGCTGCTGGTCGGCACGACGCTCCTGGGCGCACTGGCGCTGCCGGGGGTCGTGGGTCATGTGCCGTAG
- a CDS encoding MnhB domain-containing protein codes for MNPRHRLWLVCVGGGGLAVLLAAACLDLPGFGGDRHPYGDRAVRASLARRTANTIASVNFDQRAFDTLGEMTILFAAVLGCVVLLRQTRDEHRARPEPADVAPPVRRYALLVLPLALLTGLYIVAHGQLSPGGGFQGGVVAATSLHLLYLGADYRALERVRPLGRYEVGDALAASAYVVTGLAAVLAGTAFLANTLLPYGTFNTLSSGGTVPLLNAAIGMEVACAVVVLLAGFLDQAVEIEEESGS; via the coding sequence GTGAACCCCCGCCACCGGCTCTGGCTGGTCTGCGTCGGCGGCGGGGGCCTGGCCGTGCTGCTCGCCGCCGCCTGCCTGGACCTGCCCGGCTTCGGGGGCGACCGGCACCCCTACGGCGACCGCGCCGTCCGCGCCTCGCTGGCCCGGCGCACCGCCAACACCATCGCCTCCGTCAACTTCGACCAGCGCGCCTTCGACACGCTCGGCGAGATGACCATCCTGTTCGCGGCGGTGCTCGGCTGCGTGGTCCTGCTGCGGCAGACCCGCGACGAACACCGCGCCCGCCCCGAACCCGCCGACGTCGCCCCGCCAGTCCGCCGCTACGCCCTCCTCGTCCTGCCCCTCGCCCTGCTCACCGGCCTCTACATCGTGGCGCACGGGCAACTTAGCCCCGGCGGCGGCTTCCAGGGCGGCGTCGTCGCCGCGACCTCCCTGCACCTGCTCTACCTCGGCGCCGACTACCGGGCCCTGGAACGCGTACGGCCCCTCGGCCGCTACGAGGTCGGCGACGCCCTCGCCGCCTCCGCCTACGTCGTGACCGGACTGGCCGCGGTCCTCGCCGGCACCGCGTTCCTCGCCAACACCCTGCTGCCGTACGGCACGTTCAACACCCTGTCCTCCGGGGGCACCGTCCCCCTGCTGAACGCGGCGATCGGCATGGAGGTCGCCTGCGCGGTCGTCGTCCTGCTGGCCGGATTCCTGGACCAGGCCGTGGAGATCGAGGAAGAGAGCGGGAGTTGA
- a CDS encoding HAD family hydrolase, whose translation MTRAAVFDVDGTLVDTNHLHVTTWWEAFRQAGHRVPMHAVHRAVGLGSDDLIAHLLGDERDQDEDSELSAAHKALYGQYFDRLPPLPDVGPLLRRLRDDGWTVVLATSASGGELSALRRAIDADDAIAATASADDVTEGKPAPEPVRHALELAGAPAESAVFVGDTVWDMRAGRRAGVRCVGVLSGGIPRADLLDAGAEAVYDDPADLLASLSASPLA comes from the coding sequence ATGACCCGTGCCGCCGTGTTCGACGTCGACGGCACCCTCGTCGACACCAACCACCTGCATGTCACCACCTGGTGGGAAGCCTTCCGGCAGGCGGGCCACCGGGTGCCCATGCACGCCGTGCACCGGGCGGTCGGACTCGGTTCCGACGACCTGATCGCCCACCTGCTCGGCGACGAGCGCGACCAGGACGAGGACTCCGAGCTCAGCGCCGCCCACAAGGCCCTCTACGGACAGTACTTCGACCGGCTGCCGCCCCTGCCGGACGTCGGCCCCCTGCTGCGGCGGCTGCGCGACGACGGATGGACGGTCGTCCTCGCCACCTCGGCGAGCGGAGGCGAACTGTCGGCGCTGCGGCGCGCCATCGACGCCGACGACGCCATCGCCGCGACGGCGAGCGCGGACGACGTGACCGAGGGCAAGCCCGCGCCGGAACCCGTGCGGCACGCCCTGGAACTGGCCGGGGCGCCCGCCGAAAGCGCCGTGTTCGTCGGCGACACCGTGTGGGACATGCGCGCGGGCCGTCGAGCCGGGGTGCGCTGTGTGGGCGTCCTGTCCGGCGGCATCCCCCGCGCCGACCTGCTCGACGCGGGCGCGGAAGCCGTCTACGACGACCCCGCCGACCTGTTGGCGTCCCTGTCGGCGAGCCCGTTGGCCTGA
- a CDS encoding sodium:proton antiporter, which translates to MHVLPYLVAVWIFLAGCYGLATSRNLIHAVGCLAVCQCATYVLLLAVGYRDEATAPVFSDLRPGSRPVVDPVVQALALTDVVVGATVTALLLALVVQVSKRHGTVDPDELSELRG; encoded by the coding sequence ATGCATGTCCTGCCCTACCTGGTCGCCGTCTGGATCTTCCTGGCCGGCTGCTACGGCCTGGCCACCAGCCGCAACCTGATCCACGCCGTCGGCTGCCTCGCCGTCTGCCAGTGCGCCACCTACGTCCTGCTGCTGGCCGTCGGCTACCGCGACGAGGCCACCGCACCCGTCTTCTCCGACCTCCGGCCGGGCTCGCGACCGGTCGTCGACCCCGTCGTCCAGGCCCTCGCCCTCACCGACGTCGTCGTCGGCGCCACCGTCACCGCGCTCCTGCTCGCCCTGGTCGTGCAGGTCTCCAAACGACACGGCACGGTCGACCCCGACGAACTCTCCGAGCTGCGCGGCTGA
- a CDS encoding DUF4230 domain-containing protein, whose protein sequence is MTTSIKPDKPVKRLPQRMPGWAKALTAVVVVLVVMFAGIRLSLLPGLRDFFGTETHDRSGPALLQSIQDMSRYDAATGNFQVVVDLEKDAKFLPDAIRGTRTLYVGAGTVDAFVDLGKIGDKDVTVNDDRTSATLRLPHAQLGKPALDPDRSYAVSKQRGLLDRLGDLFSDNPGSEQAVQKLAVKHIGEAAKASELTTRAETNTTGMLQGLLHSLGFKEVRVSYGT, encoded by the coding sequence ATGACGACTTCCATCAAGCCCGACAAGCCCGTCAAGCGTCTCCCCCAGCGGATGCCCGGCTGGGCGAAGGCGCTCACCGCCGTCGTGGTCGTGCTCGTGGTGATGTTCGCCGGGATCCGGCTGAGCCTGCTGCCGGGACTGCGCGACTTCTTCGGCACCGAGACCCACGACCGCTCCGGTCCCGCCCTGCTCCAGTCCATCCAGGACATGAGCCGTTACGACGCCGCCACCGGAAACTTCCAGGTCGTCGTGGACCTGGAGAAGGACGCGAAGTTCCTCCCCGACGCGATCCGCGGCACCCGCACCCTGTACGTCGGGGCGGGCACCGTGGACGCCTTCGTCGACCTCGGCAAGATCGGCGACAAGGATGTGACGGTCAACGACGACCGCACCTCGGCCACGCTCCGGCTGCCGCACGCCCAGCTCGGCAAGCCGGCGCTCGACCCCGACCGCTCCTACGCGGTCTCCAAGCAGCGCGGTCTCCTCGACCGCCTCGGCGATCTCTTCTCCGACAACCCGGGCAGTGAGCAGGCCGTGCAGAAGCTGGCGGTGAAGCACATCGGCGAGGCGGCGAAAGCGAGCGAGCTGACCACGCGCGCCGAGACCAACACCACCGGCATGCTCCAGGGGCTGCTGCACTCCCTCGGCTTCAAGGAGGTGCGGGTCTCCTACGGCACATGA
- a CDS encoding hydrogenase subunit MbhD domain-containing protein, whose amino-acid sequence MTDALIVVALLLVAGAATVAVVTRDPVRQALVLAVLGVALAVLFTVLQAPDVGLSQLAVGSALTPLLLLLTVRKVRRRARRKEDEP is encoded by the coding sequence ATGACTGACGCACTGATCGTCGTCGCCCTGCTGCTGGTCGCCGGCGCCGCCACCGTGGCCGTCGTCACCCGCGATCCCGTTCGGCAGGCCTTGGTCCTGGCCGTCCTCGGTGTCGCCCTCGCCGTGCTCTTCACCGTCCTACAGGCCCCCGACGTCGGTCTGTCACAGCTGGCGGTGGGTTCCGCGCTGACCCCGCTGTTGCTGCTGCTGACGGTCCGCAAGGTGCGGCGGCGGGCCCGGCGGAAGGAAGACGAGCCGTGA
- a CDS encoding anti-sigma factor antagonist (This anti-anti-sigma factor, or anti-sigma factor antagonist, belongs to a family that includes characterized members SpoIIAA, RsbV, RsfA, and RsfB.) gives MQQEPTADTPHLRIRQDRGYTVLEFRGEIDIVAATEIGPRLDDATAGPDSRIVIDLTRIEFFDCSGLRLLYRARARVLGQGGQLHLVCAHPLTLRILRATGLSRLLPPATTLDAALERPEATSGTL, from the coding sequence GTGCAGCAGGAACCCACGGCGGACACCCCGCACCTGCGCATCCGCCAGGACCGGGGGTACACGGTGCTGGAGTTCCGCGGTGAGATCGACATCGTCGCGGCCACGGAGATCGGCCCGCGCCTCGACGACGCGACAGCCGGTCCCGACTCCCGGATCGTGATCGACCTGACCCGGATCGAGTTCTTCGACTGCTCCGGGCTGCGACTGCTGTACCGGGCGCGCGCCCGGGTCCTGGGCCAGGGCGGGCAGCTGCACCTCGTCTGCGCCCATCCGCTCACCCTGCGGATCCTGCGGGCCACCGGACTGTCCCGGCTGCTGCCGCCCGCCACGACGCTGGACGCGGCCCTGGAACGGCCCGAGGCCACGTCCGGCACGTTATGA
- a CDS encoding ribose-phosphate diphosphokinase: MRDISVFSGSAHPELAAEVCAHLGVPLSPTRLSRFANDCLEVQLQANCRERDVFLVQPLIRPVQEHLVELLLMCDAARGASAGRITVVMPHYSYARSDKKDAPRISLGGRLVADLMAAAGVHRVLAMTLHSPQVHGFFSMPVDHLHAHRELAAHFRRYDLTRTTVVSPDLGNAKEAAAFARMIGAQVAAGAKQRYADDRVSISAVIGEVAGRDVIVLDDEIAKGSTVLELLDRLRELEPRSIRVACTHGLFAAGALKRLSEQPDVLEIVCTNTVPVPEEEHTDKLRILSIAPALAEAVRRIHNGESVSALFDAVRSE; this comes from the coding sequence GTGCGAGACATCTCCGTGTTCAGCGGCAGTGCCCACCCCGAGCTGGCCGCCGAGGTCTGTGCCCACCTCGGCGTGCCTCTGAGCCCCACCCGCCTCAGCAGGTTCGCCAACGACTGTCTGGAGGTCCAGCTCCAGGCCAACTGCCGGGAACGGGACGTCTTCTTGGTCCAGCCCTTGATTCGGCCCGTGCAGGAGCATCTCGTCGAGCTGCTGCTGATGTGCGACGCCGCTCGCGGGGCGTCGGCGGGCCGGATCACCGTCGTCATGCCGCACTACTCCTACGCCCGCTCCGACAAGAAGGACGCGCCCCGGATCTCGCTGGGGGGCCGTCTGGTCGCCGACCTGATGGCGGCGGCCGGTGTGCACCGGGTGCTCGCCATGACGCTCCACTCGCCCCAGGTGCACGGCTTCTTCTCGATGCCCGTCGACCACCTGCACGCCCACCGGGAACTGGCCGCCCACTTCCGCCGCTACGACCTCACCCGCACCACCGTCGTCTCACCGGACCTCGGCAACGCCAAGGAGGCCGCCGCCTTCGCCCGGATGATCGGCGCCCAGGTGGCGGCGGGCGCCAAGCAGCGCTACGCCGACGACCGGGTCAGCATCAGCGCCGTCATCGGCGAGGTCGCCGGGCGGGACGTCATCGTCCTGGACGACGAGATCGCCAAGGGCAGCACGGTCCTGGAACTGCTCGACCGGCTCAGGGAGCTGGAACCGCGCTCGATACGGGTGGCGTGCACGCACGGCCTGTTCGCGGCCGGCGCCCTCAAACGGCTCAGCGAGCAGCCCGACGTGCTGGAGATCGTGTGCACCAACACCGTGCCGGTGCCCGAGGAGGAGCACACGGACAAGCTGCGGATCCTGTCCATCGCTCCCGCCCTCGCGGAGGCCGTGCGCCGCATTCACAACGGCGAGTCCGTCAGCGCCCTGTTCGACGCGGTGCGCAGTGAGTAG
- a CDS encoding SDR family NAD(P)-dependent oxidoreductase yields the protein MSTAQHKIGSGFDAHSTADDVLAGIDLSGRLAVVTGGYSGLGLETTRALAKAGAHVVVPARRPDAARENLAGLDGVETDELDLGDLDSVHAFTERFLASGRSIDLLINSAGIMACPETRVGPGWEAQFATNHLGHFALVNRLWPAIEPGGARVVSVSSRAHHFSGMRWDDVQWRQGYDKWEAYGQAKTANVLFAVHLDRLAGERGVRAFALHPGGIITPLQRHIPKEEMVERGWIDEDGKVLNPSGFKTPEQGAATQVWAATSPQLAGMGGVYLEDCDIAETAVGGDQSSGVKTWATDPEQAARLWELSAELTGVNAFGS from the coding sequence ATGAGCACTGCACAGCACAAGATCGGTTCGGGGTTCGACGCCCACAGCACCGCCGACGACGTTCTCGCCGGCATCGACCTCAGCGGCCGGCTCGCGGTCGTCACCGGCGGCTACTCCGGGCTGGGCCTGGAGACCACCCGCGCCCTCGCCAAGGCGGGCGCCCACGTCGTCGTCCCCGCCCGGCGCCCGGACGCGGCTCGTGAGAACCTCGCCGGCCTCGACGGCGTCGAGACGGACGAGCTCGACCTCGGCGACCTGGACAGCGTGCACGCCTTCACCGAGCGGTTCCTCGCCTCCGGCCGGAGCATCGACCTCCTCATCAACAGCGCCGGGATCATGGCCTGCCCTGAGACCCGGGTCGGCCCTGGCTGGGAGGCGCAGTTCGCGACGAACCACCTCGGCCACTTCGCCCTCGTCAACCGCCTGTGGCCGGCGATCGAGCCGGGCGGCGCCCGCGTCGTGTCCGTCTCCTCGCGGGCCCACCACTTCTCGGGGATGCGCTGGGACGACGTCCAGTGGCGGCAGGGCTACGACAAGTGGGAGGCCTACGGGCAGGCCAAGACCGCCAACGTGCTGTTCGCCGTCCACCTCGACCGGCTGGCCGGGGAACGGGGCGTGCGCGCCTTCGCCCTGCACCCCGGCGGCATCATCACGCCCCTCCAGCGGCACATCCCCAAGGAGGAGATGGTGGAACGCGGCTGGATCGACGAGGACGGCAAGGTGCTCAACCCGTCGGGCTTCAAGACCCCCGAGCAGGGCGCGGCCACCCAGGTGTGGGCGGCGACCTCGCCGCAGCTGGCCGGGATGGGCGGCGTCTACCTGGAGGACTGCGACATCGCCGAGACCGCTGTCGGCGGCGACCAGAGCTCCGGCGTCAAGACCTGGGCCACGGACCCGGAGCAGGCGGCGCGGCTGTGGGAGCTGTCCGCCGAGCTGACCGGCGTGAACGCGTTCGGCTCATAG